Proteins co-encoded in one Hymenobacter swuensis DY53 genomic window:
- a CDS encoding RidA family protein, with amino-acid sequence MQPDVTSATHHSGRAPEPVGLYPHARRVGNLLFLSGVGPRQRGQQQVPGVELDEQGRILHYDFESQCHAVFQNVRYILEDAGARWEDLVDVTVFLTNMRDDFATYNRLYAEYFQTNQPCRTTVEVNCLPTPIAIELKCMAALPA; translated from the coding sequence ATGCAACCTGACGTAACTTCCGCTACCCACCACTCCGGCCGCGCCCCCGAGCCGGTAGGCCTGTATCCGCACGCACGCCGCGTGGGCAACCTGCTGTTCCTCTCGGGCGTGGGGCCGCGCCAGCGGGGGCAGCAGCAGGTGCCCGGCGTGGAGCTGGACGAACAGGGCCGTATTCTGCACTACGACTTCGAAAGCCAATGCCACGCCGTGTTCCAGAATGTGCGCTACATACTGGAGGATGCCGGGGCCCGCTGGGAAGACCTGGTGGACGTGACGGTGTTCCTGACCAACATGCGGGACGATTTTGCCACCTACAACCGCCTCTACGCCGAGTATTTCCAGACCAACCAGCCCTGCCGCACGACAGTGGAGGTCAACTGCCTGCCCACGCCCATTGCCATTGAGCTGAAGTGTATGGCGGCACTGCCGGCTTAG
- a CDS encoding energy transducer TonB has product MKHAFRLLPLAALLNMAALAPTVAQKLKYPKAPAASEIYDAVEKPAVPVGGVEAYAQYLADKQQYPTAALQAGAQGTVTVTFVVEKTGAISNVTVSQPVNPALDAEAIRLIKGGPRWTPAQHRGGVVRQRATVPISFEIPTENGAAATAGTPAPAAGAATTQVVKPDQPARPVGGTDAFFEWIQKNQKYPALALQRKVQGKVLMEFVVQKDGTLTEIKPVQRLGSGLDEEAIRLIKAAPKWQPATYQGQPMKQKMVLPVLFTL; this is encoded by the coding sequence ATGAAACACGCTTTCCGTCTGCTGCCGCTGGCTGCGCTGCTGAATATGGCCGCACTGGCCCCCACCGTGGCCCAAAAGCTCAAATACCCCAAAGCTCCGGCGGCGTCCGAAATCTACGACGCGGTGGAAAAGCCGGCTGTGCCGGTGGGTGGCGTAGAGGCTTACGCGCAGTATCTGGCCGATAAACAGCAATACCCCACGGCCGCCTTACAGGCCGGCGCGCAGGGCACCGTGACGGTGACGTTTGTGGTGGAGAAAACCGGAGCCATTTCCAACGTGACCGTGTCCCAGCCCGTAAATCCGGCCCTGGATGCCGAGGCCATCCGGCTCATCAAAGGCGGACCGCGCTGGACGCCTGCCCAGCACCGAGGCGGCGTGGTACGGCAGCGGGCCACGGTACCCATCAGCTTTGAAATTCCTACTGAAAACGGCGCGGCAGCTACGGCCGGCACTCCGGCTCCGGCAGCGGGTGCCGCTACCACTCAGGTAGTGAAGCCCGACCAACCCGCCCGGCCCGTGGGCGGCACCGACGCGTTTTTTGAGTGGATTCAGAAAAACCAGAAGTATCCGGCGCTGGCCCTCCAGCGCAAGGTGCAGGGCAAAGTGCTGATGGAATTCGTGGTGCAGAAAGATGGCACCCTGACTGAAATAAAGCCCGTTCAACGCCTTGGCTCCGGCCTCGATGAGGAAGCCATCCGGCTGATTAAGGCCGCGCCGAAGTGGCAGCCCGCTACCTACCAAGGGCAACCCATGAAGCAAAAAATGGTATTGCCGGTTCTCTTCACGCTGTAG